Proteins encoded within one genomic window of Chlorobaculum sp. MV4-Y:
- a CDS encoding IS3 family transposase, producing MDKGYKINLKRVRRLYRFMGLEAIGPKPNTSKPAPGHKVYPYLLRGLAIKHSDHVWATDITYVPMAHGFMYLMAIIDLKSRYVLNWSVSNTMDAKWCAEVLLEAVRLHGAPKILNTDQGSQFTSEVFAEAVITESKSALSMDGKGRAIDNVFIERLWRSVKYEYIYLNPPADGLELYKGLKHWFNDYNTVRRHKALDGQVPAKVYSANKRLIPKAA from the coding sequence ATGGACAAAGGCTACAAGATCAACCTCAAACGGGTACGGCGGCTCTATCGCTTTATGGGTCTGGAAGCCATCGGCCCCAAGCCGAACACCTCGAAACCGGCGCCGGGCCATAAGGTCTATCCGTATCTGCTCCGGGGACTTGCGATCAAGCACAGCGACCATGTTTGGGCAACTGATATCACCTATGTGCCGATGGCCCATGGATTCATGTACCTGATGGCCATCATCGACCTGAAAAGCCGCTATGTGCTGAACTGGTCGGTGTCGAATACCATGGATGCCAAATGGTGTGCCGAGGTCTTGCTTGAAGCCGTGCGGTTGCACGGGGCACCCAAGATTCTCAACACCGATCAGGGCAGCCAGTTCACCAGCGAGGTCTTTGCCGAAGCCGTCATCACAGAGTCCAAGTCTGCACTCTCCATGGATGGCAAAGGCCGAGCAATTGACAACGTCTTCATCGAACGGTTATGGCGGAGCGTCAAGTATGAGTACATTTACCTGAACCCACCAGCCGATGGTCTCGAACTCTACAAAGGTCTGAAGCATTGGTTCAACGACTACAACACGGTTCGTCGCCACAAAGCGCTTGATGGTCAGGTTCCGGCAAAAGTCTATTCTGCCAATAAACGACTGATTCCGAAAGCCGCATGA
- the rnr gene encoding ribonuclease R: MRANDHILINEFLFRRGETSLGAEIISFLTDHEGERFRSVELARKMGYGESRQLPGFWYVLHKLQEEGVIDKDSDRCYGWAGFEADTYEEHLIEGPHFPQPGKERYKVDQIYTGKLTTHPNGYGFVDVDGFDDDIFISADMLGQSLHLDQVEVQVTKVPESYASRQSPHQRCEGLVVNVIERRLVTVVGTLHRENRRFLLKPDQRKILPEIHIPLKAAKKAKAGDKVLVGELEFLKSGAIQAKVIEILGTAGESQVEVSAIARGLGIDETFEQEILTFAEKVREEITDEDLQERLDIRDKNVFTVDPVDAKDFDDALSIETLGNGGGYRVGVHIADVSHYVPENSALDKEARKRATSVYLVDRVIPMLPSRLSEKVCSLNPGVDRMAFSVFFNITKKGEVTKFEFHKTVIHSKRRFTYEDVQQILDAGKGDYFEELQALESLSKTLRAQRMESGGLDFETEEVRFRLGSNGEPIEVIKKERLESHRLIEEFMLLANRTVAAYLTARYAENEKNPHPVLYRVHGAPQMERVQVLANFVRKIGFDLKLDRKGKDSTTVSSRALRELLQKVRGTNVEFLVNELVLRSMSKAVYMSSNDGHFGLGFEHYTHFTSPIRRYPDLVIHRILFEYETARKKRRKVTPERLSQISATITEVCQITNEREKIATEAERESIKLKQVEYMSAHLGNTYAGVITGATEYGIYVRMTDFAIEGLVHMRNLKDDYYEYDEATYSLVGRRKHRRLQIGQRLKVKVHEVDMTRRTIDLTLA; the protein is encoded by the coding sequence GTGCGGGCGAACGATCATATTCTGATCAACGAATTTCTCTTCAGGCGCGGCGAAACTTCGCTCGGTGCCGAGATCATTTCATTTCTGACCGACCACGAAGGCGAGCGTTTCCGCTCGGTGGAGCTTGCCCGCAAAATGGGCTACGGAGAGTCTCGCCAGCTTCCGGGTTTCTGGTACGTTCTGCACAAGTTGCAGGAAGAGGGCGTCATCGACAAGGACAGCGACCGCTGCTACGGCTGGGCCGGTTTCGAGGCCGATACCTATGAGGAACACCTCATCGAGGGGCCACACTTTCCGCAACCCGGCAAGGAGCGCTACAAGGTCGATCAGATATACACCGGCAAGCTGACGACCCATCCGAACGGCTACGGCTTTGTGGATGTCGATGGCTTCGACGACGATATTTTCATCAGTGCCGACATGCTTGGCCAGTCGCTGCATCTCGACCAGGTCGAGGTGCAGGTCACCAAAGTACCCGAATCCTATGCTTCGCGCCAGTCGCCGCATCAGCGCTGCGAAGGCCTCGTCGTCAACGTGATCGAACGCAGGCTTGTGACCGTGGTCGGCACGCTGCACCGCGAGAATCGCCGTTTCCTGCTCAAGCCCGACCAGCGCAAGATTCTGCCCGAGATTCATATTCCCCTCAAGGCGGCCAAAAAGGCCAAGGCCGGTGACAAGGTGCTTGTCGGAGAGCTGGAGTTCCTCAAGAGTGGCGCTATTCAGGCCAAGGTTATCGAGATTCTCGGCACGGCGGGCGAATCACAGGTCGAGGTGAGCGCTATCGCTCGCGGTCTTGGCATCGACGAAACCTTCGAGCAGGAGATCTTGACCTTCGCCGAAAAGGTTCGTGAAGAGATTACCGATGAGGATCTGCAGGAGCGGCTCGACATCCGCGACAAGAATGTTTTTACCGTCGATCCGGTCGATGCGAAGGATTTCGACGACGCGCTCTCCATCGAGACGCTTGGCAATGGCGGCGGCTACCGGGTCGGCGTGCACATCGCCGACGTGTCGCACTATGTGCCGGAGAATTCGGCGCTCGACAAGGAGGCCCGCAAGCGCGCCACGTCGGTTTATCTCGTCGATCGCGTGATTCCGATGCTGCCCTCCCGCCTCTCCGAAAAGGTGTGCAGCCTTAATCCGGGTGTGGATCGCATGGCCTTCTCGGTCTTTTTCAACATCACCAAAAAGGGTGAGGTCACGAAGTTCGAGTTCCACAAGACGGTCATCCATTCGAAACGCCGCTTCACCTACGAAGACGTGCAGCAGATTCTCGATGCGGGCAAAGGCGATTATTTCGAGGAGCTGCAAGCGCTCGAAAGCCTCAGCAAGACCCTGCGCGCGCAGCGCATGGAGTCGGGCGGGCTTGATTTTGAAACCGAGGAGGTGCGCTTCAGGCTCGGCAGCAATGGCGAGCCGATCGAGGTAATCAAGAAAGAGCGGCTCGAAAGCCACCGCTTGATCGAGGAGTTCATGCTGCTGGCCAACCGCACGGTGGCCGCCTACCTGACCGCCCGATACGCTGAGAACGAAAAGAATCCCCATCCGGTGCTCTACCGCGTGCACGGCGCTCCGCAGATGGAGCGGGTGCAGGTGTTGGCAAACTTCGTGCGCAAGATTGGCTTCGACCTCAAGCTCGACCGCAAGGGCAAAGACAGCACCACGGTGTCGTCCAGAGCGCTGCGCGAACTCTTGCAGAAGGTGCGCGGCACCAACGTCGAGTTCCTCGTGAATGAGCTGGTGCTGCGCTCCATGTCGAAAGCGGTCTATATGTCGTCCAACGACGGCCATTTCGGCCTCGGTTTCGAGCACTACACACACTTTACCTCGCCCATCAGGCGTTACCCGGATCTGGTCATACACCGCATTCTGTTCGAGTACGAAACGGCGCGCAAGAAGCGCCGCAAGGTCACGCCCGAAAGGCTCAGCCAGATCAGTGCGACCATCACCGAGGTCTGCCAGATCACCAACGAGCGCGAGAAAATCGCCACCGAGGCGGAGCGCGAGTCGATCAAGCTCAAGCAGGTCGAGTACATGTCGGCGCATCTCGGCAACACTTACGCGGGCGTCATCACCGGCGCGACCGAGTACGGCATTTATGTACGCATGACCGATTTTGCTATCGAGGGTCTGGTGCACATGCGCAACCTCAAGGATGACTACTACGAATACGACGAGGCCACCTACTCACTCGTCGGCAGACGCAAACACCGCCGTTTGCAGATCGGTCAGCGCCTGAAAGTCAAGGTGCACGAAGTCGATATGACGAGAAGAACGATTGATCTCACGTTGGCGTGA
- a CDS encoding flippase-like domain-containing protein, with translation MERSKHIALTPPGSGAFELTCTGLLVSLGTKVETALTATLFLRGFTVRIPMIPGLLLTRRALR, from the coding sequence ATGGAGAGAAGCAAACACATCGCGCTGACTCCGCCGGGAAGTGGCGCCTTCGAGCTTACCTGCACCGGTTTGCTGGTAAGCCTGGGGACGAAGGTCGAAACCGCCTTGACGGCGACGCTGTTCTTGCGGGGTTTTACCGTCCGGATTCCCATGATTCCGGGTCTGCTCCTGACCAGAAGGGCGTTGCGATGA
- a CDS encoding RNA polymerase sigma factor, producing MAGFSVNSPKERKSDQELVAGVLEDKKQFAAIVQRYEEPLFRYIVRQGARDRELAKDILQEVFIKVYLHLNDYDVSLPFSSWIYRIAHNETITHFRKEKNRPLVLDKGVDDEFFGKIVDDLELSQAGGQYDVSDIQTVLERLEPRYRDILVLKFFEDKSYEEISDILQMPQGTVATLINRAKKKIKAFLEKN from the coding sequence ATGGCAGGTTTTTCAGTCAATAGTCCCAAAGAGAGAAAGAGCGACCAGGAACTGGTAGCCGGGGTGCTTGAAGACAAAAAGCAGTTCGCTGCAATTGTGCAGCGCTACGAGGAGCCGCTGTTTCGCTATATCGTCCGCCAGGGAGCCCGTGACAGGGAACTGGCCAAGGATATCCTGCAGGAGGTGTTCATCAAGGTTTACCTTCACCTCAATGATTACGATGTTTCTTTGCCCTTTTCCTCATGGATATACAGGATCGCTCACAACGAAACCATCACCCATTTCAGAAAGGAAAAGAATCGCCCGCTCGTATTGGATAAAGGGGTCGATGACGAGTTTTTCGGGAAAATTGTTGATGATCTTGAACTGTCCCAGGCCGGAGGGCAATATGATGTATCCGATATTCAGACTGTCCTGGAAAGACTCGAGCCACGCTATCGGGACATTCTTGTCCTGAAGTTTTTTGAGGACAAGTCCTACGAGGAGATATCCGACATTCTCCAGATGCCTCAAGGTACGGTGGCAACGCTCATCAATCGGGCAAAAAAGAAAATAAAGGCTTTTCTCGAAAAGAATTAG
- a CDS encoding DUF2127 domain-containing protein: MSIFEAGKGILVLSLALFLSTFVSRDLPGIIAEIKTRWNVDPSSHIPHLAKMLMQDLTGARLHFLIMLAAIYALMRFIEAYGLWFEKRWAEWFALVSGGIYLPIELYELAKGFSWLKMGILTINLIIVACMALLLIRGKSVLKSDEGGA; this comes from the coding sequence GTGTCGATATTCGAGGCCGGGAAAGGTATTCTGGTTTTGTCGCTGGCGCTTTTCCTTTCCACCTTCGTTTCCCGTGATCTTCCCGGTATCATCGCCGAGATCAAAACGCGATGGAATGTCGATCCGTCAAGTCACATTCCGCATTTGGCCAAGATGCTCATGCAGGACTTGACCGGAGCGCGGCTTCACTTTCTGATAATGCTTGCCGCCATCTATGCGCTCATGCGCTTTATCGAGGCGTATGGACTCTGGTTTGAAAAGCGGTGGGCCGAGTGGTTTGCTCTTGTGAGCGGCGGCATCTATCTGCCGATAGAGCTCTATGAACTTGCCAAAGGCTTCAGTTGGCTGAAAATGGGGATTCTCACGATCAACCTCATTATCGTTGCCTGCATGGCTTTGCTGCTGATTCGAGGCAAGAGTGTGCTGAAGAGCGATGAGGGCGGCGCGTGA
- a CDS encoding molybdopterin-dependent oxidoreductase, protein MHKKIISRRQFLAAAGVLGGISLLRPIWGLATASTSESAAAGGATTWVPSICNFCSSFCDIKVQTKESDGVRRIVKIDGNADSPLNRGRICARGQAGLRQTYDPDRLKQPLIRVAGSKRGEWNFRAATWDEAYSYIVSRLQKVNPWETSLIGGWTACVSYMHFSLPFCQTMQIPNIIASPLQHCVTAGHLGTDLVTGNFNVHDEILADFENARYILFSLNNASVAAISTARAVRFGQAKKNGAKVVCLDPRMGELASKADEWIPVKPGTDHAFFLALLHTLLREKLYDADFVSKHTNAPFLAYKDENGAVHLAADMNGGKPSSYYVLDSISGGIRAVPGYINTNEKAAGGGRIQPALNAPAGLAWKGHAVKTVFDLFIEESEPFTPEWAAAITDVPAETIRRIAIEFGQARPAMVDPGWMGARYHHLIGQRRLQAIIQTLVGGIDKPGGWLMNGEYHHRSEKAWHNLQQGNEHQGPPVERPGMGFAHGLLDIFANPKAWEHGKPGFSFAWAMEQKKAGKPSAFLPAMADAGLYEAVRGELTFNGEPYRMKALIMNAANPIRHYFPAKRWEEMLSSPNLDLVVAIDVLPSDSTLYADVILPNHTYLERNEPLLYPLGPETGIGYTTRLRTIEPLYDTRDTTDILCEIARRMGRLEPYLDGIAEYAGLDPQLLRSEVAAAQRAKKPLNEAFLKTAYVAMGKFSGTMTGREMSAAEVEAVIRDKGLLMLKNADKVVEEMNLPRKLPVPTMSGRLELFSPILESFAQQAGQQPLFNPVLGYVPRVLTDQGDKNTLAADEFYFTYGKVPVVSHASTNSNNALLAAVTEPKKGQFMGLWMNAAKAKTLGLSNGQEVEVTNLRYGPKVKATLFTTEMIRPDTVFLPSAYGSKNKKLSVAGGKGTALNELMPYSIEPIAASFMSQEFTVSVRPVNS, encoded by the coding sequence ATGCATAAAAAAATCATTTCACGCCGTCAGTTTCTCGCGGCGGCTGGCGTACTCGGCGGTATATCGCTGTTGCGGCCAATCTGGGGGCTAGCGACCGCTTCGACTTCGGAAAGCGCGGCGGCGGGCGGCGCGACCACCTGGGTGCCGAGCATCTGCAACTTCTGCTCTTCGTTCTGCGACATCAAGGTGCAGACCAAAGAGAGCGATGGCGTGCGCCGGATCGTCAAGATCGACGGCAACGCCGACAGCCCGCTCAATCGCGGACGCATCTGCGCGCGCGGCCAGGCCGGGCTGCGCCAGACCTACGATCCCGACCGCCTCAAGCAGCCGCTGATCCGCGTGGCGGGCAGCAAGCGCGGCGAGTGGAACTTCCGCGCGGCCACCTGGGACGAGGCCTACAGCTACATCGTGAGCCGTCTCCAGAAGGTCAACCCGTGGGAGACGAGCCTCATCGGCGGCTGGACAGCCTGCGTGTCGTACATGCACTTCAGCCTCCCCTTCTGCCAGACGATGCAGATTCCCAACATCATCGCCTCGCCGTTGCAGCACTGCGTCACGGCGGGCCACCTCGGCACCGACCTCGTCACCGGCAACTTCAACGTACACGACGAAATCCTCGCCGACTTCGAGAACGCCCGCTACATCCTCTTCAGCCTCAACAACGCCTCGGTGGCGGCGATTTCGACCGCCCGCGCCGTGCGTTTCGGCCAGGCGAAGAAGAACGGCGCGAAGGTGGTCTGCCTCGACCCGCGCATGGGCGAGCTGGCCTCGAAGGCCGACGAATGGATTCCGGTCAAGCCCGGCACCGACCACGCCTTCTTCCTCGCGCTGCTGCACACGCTGCTCCGCGAAAAGCTCTACGACGCCGATTTCGTCTCGAAGCACACCAACGCTCCGTTCCTCGCCTACAAGGATGAGAACGGCGCGGTGCACCTTGCCGCCGACATGAACGGAGGCAAGCCGTCGTCATATTACGTGCTCGATTCGATCAGCGGCGGAATTCGCGCGGTTCCGGGCTACATCAACACCAACGAGAAGGCGGCGGGCGGCGGACGCATTCAGCCCGCGCTGAACGCTCCGGCGGGTCTGGCATGGAAAGGCCACGCGGTCAAGACGGTGTTCGACCTGTTCATCGAAGAGTCCGAACCTTTCACCCCCGAATGGGCGGCGGCCATCACCGACGTGCCTGCCGAAACGATCCGGCGCATCGCCATCGAGTTCGGCCAGGCCCGTCCCGCGATGGTCGATCCGGGCTGGATGGGCGCACGTTACCACCACCTCATCGGCCAGCGCCGCTTGCAGGCGATCATCCAGACGCTGGTCGGCGGCATCGACAAGCCGGGCGGCTGGCTGATGAATGGCGAGTACCACCACCGCTCCGAAAAGGCGTGGCACAACTTGCAGCAAGGCAACGAACATCAAGGGCCACCGGTGGAGCGCCCCGGCATGGGTTTCGCTCACGGCCTGCTCGACATCTTCGCCAACCCGAAAGCATGGGAGCATGGCAAGCCAGGCTTCTCGTTCGCCTGGGCTATGGAGCAGAAGAAGGCGGGCAAGCCCTCGGCCTTCCTGCCCGCAATGGCCGACGCCGGCCTCTACGAAGCGGTCAGGGGCGAGCTGACCTTCAACGGCGAACCCTACCGGATGAAGGCGCTCATCATGAACGCCGCCAACCCGATCCGCCACTACTTCCCGGCAAAGCGCTGGGAGGAGATGCTTTCAAGCCCAAATCTCGATCTGGTGGTAGCCATCGACGTGCTGCCCTCAGACTCGACGCTTTACGCCGATGTGATTCTGCCGAACCACACCTATCTCGAACGCAACGAGCCGCTGCTCTACCCGCTCGGTCCCGAAACGGGTATCGGCTACACGACGCGCCTGCGGACCATCGAGCCGCTCTACGACACGCGCGACACCACCGACATTCTTTGCGAAATCGCCCGCCGCATGGGCAGGCTTGAGCCGTACCTCGACGGCATCGCCGAGTACGCGGGACTTGATCCGCAATTGTTGCGGAGTGAAGTGGCCGCCGCGCAGCGGGCGAAAAAACCGCTCAACGAGGCGTTCCTCAAAACCGCCTACGTGGCGATGGGCAAGTTCTCCGGAACCATGACGGGCCGGGAGATGAGCGCCGCGGAGGTCGAGGCGGTCATCAGGGACAAAGGCTTGCTGATGCTGAAAAATGCCGACAAGGTGGTCGAGGAGATGAACCTGCCGCGCAAGCTTCCCGTGCCGACCATGTCGGGGCGACTGGAGCTGTTCAGCCCGATTCTCGAATCGTTCGCGCAGCAGGCGGGCCAGCAGCCGCTCTTCAACCCGGTGCTCGGCTACGTGCCGCGCGTCCTCACGGATCAGGGCGACAAGAATACGCTCGCGGCGGACGAGTTCTACTTCACCTACGGCAAGGTGCCGGTGGTGTCGCACGCATCGACCAACAGCAATAACGCGCTGCTCGCCGCAGTCACTGAACCGAAAAAAGGACAGTTCATGGGGTTGTGGATGAACGCCGCAAAAGCGAAAACGCTCGGCCTCTCGAACGGCCAGGAGGTCGAAGTGACCAACCTGCGCTACGGACCGAAGGTAAAGGCGACGCTCTTCACCACCGAAATGATCCGGCCCGACACGGTCTTTCTGCCCTCGGCCTACGGCAGCAAGAACAAAAAGCTCAGTGTCGCCGGAGGCAAAGGCACCGCCCTGAACGAACTGATGCCTTACAGCATCGAGCCGATCGCGGCGTCGTTCATGTCGCAGGAGTTCACGGTCAGCGTCAGGCCAGTCAACAGTTAA
- a CDS encoding 4Fe-4S dicluster domain-containing protein encodes MARYGMVMDMRTCVGCQACMAACSTENQTPFWSEKFRTHVEDKETGTFPDVRRVQLPRLCMHCENTPCLSACPTGATHMNKDGIVLVNYDRCIGCYACCIACPYDARYPYDGEDVARERELYGKLVTHEVPHVDKCTFCIQRLAEKLEPACVATCPTHTRIFGDLDDRKSEVHKLAASGKAQALNQGLGTSPKVFYIPS; translated from the coding sequence ATGGCCCGTTATGGAATGGTAATGGATATGCGCACCTGCGTCGGCTGTCAGGCCTGCATGGCGGCGTGTTCGACCGAAAACCAGACCCCCTTCTGGAGCGAGAAGTTCCGGACGCATGTGGAGGACAAGGAAACAGGAACCTTCCCCGATGTACGCCGGGTGCAGCTTCCGCGCCTCTGTATGCACTGCGAAAACACCCCCTGCCTGTCAGCCTGCCCGACAGGGGCGACTCATATGAACAAGGACGGCATTGTGCTGGTCAACTACGACCGCTGCATCGGCTGCTATGCCTGCTGCATCGCCTGCCCGTACGACGCCCGCTACCCCTACGACGGCGAAGATGTCGCCCGGGAGCGCGAACTGTACGGTAAACTGGTCACGCACGAGGTGCCGCACGTTGACAAATGCACCTTCTGCATTCAGCGACTCGCCGAAAAGCTCGAACCGGCCTGCGTCGCCACCTGTCCGACGCACACGCGCATCTTCGGCGACCTCGATGATCGCAAGAGCGAGGTGCACAAGCTCGCCGCAAGCGGCAAGGCGCAGGCACTCAACCAGGGTCTCGGCACCTCTCCAAAAGTATTCTACATCCCATCATAG
- the nrfD gene encoding NrfD/PsrC family molybdoenzyme membrane anchor subunit yields the protein MTFVHQEVWHWQIATYLFLGGLGGATFAISAVLHLFEGCDRKMLSIAVMSSIAFLVVGTGFLLADMLQPLKAIYALTNPRSWIFWGVVFINFYFVAAIAYVIPLLEEWPMLQPIIQKIPAPILGLLERLNKLIALGGSAAGFLVAIYTGLLISVAPAINFWNTPALPLLFVISGFSTGAAWLLLLSMLSSNPGAQAISAKLEQLDAMLIVTELIILGAYFNFAMFLPTGARASAEFLFHSPVFIMGFFIAGLLVPLAIETWGIFFSGHSEEKKSTMPILLASALVLVGGYLLRIYVLKAGMFQYPW from the coding sequence ATGACCTTTGTACATCAGGAAGTATGGCACTGGCAGATCGCAACCTACCTGTTTCTGGGCGGTCTGGGCGGCGCGACTTTCGCCATCAGCGCGGTGCTTCACCTCTTCGAGGGGTGCGACCGCAAAATGCTTTCCATCGCCGTCATGTCGTCGATAGCGTTTCTGGTTGTCGGCACCGGCTTTCTGCTCGCCGACATGCTCCAGCCGCTGAAAGCGATCTACGCCCTGACCAATCCGCGCTCGTGGATATTCTGGGGCGTCGTCTTCATCAACTTCTACTTTGTGGCGGCCATCGCCTATGTGATTCCGCTGCTCGAAGAGTGGCCGATGCTTCAGCCGATCATACAGAAAATCCCCGCGCCAATCCTCGGCCTGCTCGAGCGCCTCAACAAGCTTATCGCGCTGGGCGGCTCGGCAGCCGGATTCCTCGTGGCGATCTACACAGGCCTCTTGATCTCGGTGGCTCCGGCGATCAACTTCTGGAACACGCCCGCATTGCCGCTGCTCTTCGTTATTTCGGGATTCTCGACCGGCGCGGCATGGCTGCTCCTGCTCTCGATGCTCTCCAGCAACCCCGGCGCACAGGCTATCAGCGCCAAGCTCGAACAGCTCGACGCCATGCTGATCGTCACCGAACTCATCATTCTCGGTGCATACTTCAACTTCGCCATGTTCCTGCCCACCGGCGCGCGCGCCTCGGCGGAGTTCCTGTTCCACAGCCCGGTCTTCATAATGGGCTTCTTCATCGCCGGTCTGCTCGTGCCGCTCGCCATCGAAACCTGGGGCATCTTCTTCAGCGGCCATTCGGAGGAGAAAAAGTCCACAATGCCGATCCTTCTGGCCAGCGCCCTCGTGCTCGTCGGCGGCTACCTGCTACGTATCTACGTGCTCAAGGCCGGCATGTTCCAGTACCCCTGGTAA
- a CDS encoding molecular chaperone, with product MTPLQKAYRYKFLSRCFAYPNEAFIPALNEALGKIDADRDPLQALVAAFEKEDAEALQAEYTRLFINGYPHTVCPPYESVYLEKRMHGEATVAVAAAYAEWEMSVEPGLIDHLATELEFLAFLASAESLNKAVSKDTRKAMERFTRQHLCRWIPQLIADLKAGAKLDCYRILGEVMENILAKDCKTA from the coding sequence ATGACGCCACTCCAGAAAGCCTACCGCTACAAATTCCTGAGCCGCTGCTTCGCCTATCCGAACGAGGCGTTCATTCCGGCCCTCAACGAAGCACTCGGCAAAATCGACGCCGACCGCGACCCGCTGCAAGCGCTCGTCGCCGCGTTTGAAAAGGAGGATGCCGAAGCGCTGCAAGCCGAGTACACCCGCCTGTTCATCAACGGCTACCCGCACACCGTCTGCCCGCCGTATGAATCAGTCTATCTCGAAAAGCGGATGCACGGCGAAGCCACCGTGGCCGTCGCCGCCGCCTATGCCGAATGGGAGATGTCGGTCGAACCGGGCCTCATCGACCACCTCGCCACCGAACTCGAATTCCTCGCCTTCCTCGCATCTGCAGAATCGCTCAACAAGGCGGTAAGCAAAGATACCCGTAAAGCTATGGAACGCTTCACGCGACAACACCTCTGCCGCTGGATACCTCAGTTGATCGCCGACCTTAAAGCGGGCGCGAAGCTGGATTGTTACCGAATCCTGGGGGAGGTGATGGAGAACATTCTGGCAAAAGATTGCAAGACGGCGTAA
- a CDS encoding PTS sugar transporter subunit IIA: MLKSVLDALEDGRLVELPDNDKKDALQFLATMLEAVPSIPPGTDIVEIVLEHEKTSNTSLGVGWACPHARVDFDGELCCAIGWSPAGIDYGIAGEPLVRLIVMFFVPENQRNVYLKEVSTLARVLKSNPEFQNLESITDLSHVRNTLLDIVHQAMSGDGRSYRARMIQLDALTKGAAVADHYRLEGMQIDALLIVSGPDIEPVILTQNAELSKLSAEDTRLVAAIASGNHYDLQDWQIIRRSTTAYAGERVIYDCLAIKFRQGKGTPGAGG, translated from the coding sequence ATGCTGAAAAGCGTTCTCGATGCCCTTGAAGACGGGCGGCTGGTAGAGCTGCCGGATAACGACAAGAAAGACGCTCTGCAGTTTCTCGCCACGATGCTCGAAGCGGTGCCCTCGATTCCGCCGGGCACCGATATTGTCGAAATCGTGCTCGAACACGAGAAAACCTCCAATACTTCGCTTGGCGTCGGATGGGCTTGTCCCCACGCGCGCGTGGACTTCGACGGCGAGCTTTGCTGCGCCATCGGCTGGAGTCCGGCGGGGATCGATTACGGCATCGCCGGAGAGCCGCTCGTGCGACTGATTGTGATGTTTTTTGTGCCAGAAAACCAGCGCAATGTCTATCTCAAGGAGGTTTCGACGCTGGCAAGGGTGCTGAAAAGCAATCCGGAGTTTCAGAACCTTGAATCGATTACCGATTTGAGTCACGTGAGGAACACCCTGCTCGACATCGTGCATCAGGCCATGAGCGGGGATGGACGAAGCTATCGGGCCAGAATGATCCAGCTCGACGCGCTGACCAAAGGCGCGGCGGTTGCCGACCACTACCGGCTGGAGGGGATGCAGATCGACGCCTTGTTGATCGTTTCCGGCCCAGACATCGAACCGGTCATTCTGACCCAGAACGCCGAACTGTCAAAGCTTTCCGCCGAAGATACCCGTCTGGTAGCCGCCATCGCCTCAGGCAACCACTACGACCTTCAAGACTGGCAAATCATACGCCGGAGTACTACAGCTTACGCCGGGGAACGGGTGATTTATGATTGTCTGGCGATAAAATTCCGTCAGGGGAAGGGGACTCCCGGAGCTGGCGGATGA